A window of Syngnathus acus chromosome 17, fSynAcu1.2, whole genome shotgun sequence genomic DNA:
GCCATGTTTCACCAAAGTCACTCTTCCAGCCTTTGAGCCGCAGTCACATTTTCTTCGAGTCTAGCGGAGAAAGCGAAGCCCATGCCTTACACATACAGCGCAACATCTGTCAGTTCTTAGACGTCACCTTGTTGTCTTCAAGTAGTAGTTCACACCCGCAAACAAACTCcctcctcaaaaaaaaaaagaataaaagatTCCTCCTGAACTTCTGTAGTCAACTTTAGAGTCGTCACACGCCAAGGAACACAAGGTAACAAAGGTTAATGATATATTTCCAGTTAAATCCATCCTGGAAGCTCTTATCTCTCCTCAGACATTCTTTGTCAAtacttttgtatttcaaatgcaacaaaataaatatgtgcTGTTTTTCTCTGTTTAAGAGGAGTTCTTCTCTTTATGGATTTCTCTTTCTTGTGTTTATGGGAAGAATATTGAAAAGATCCCAACAATTCAACAACCCCGGTTACTATTTCCTATCAATACAATTCCACAACCctcaacaaacatttgattgtTAAACGCAAGCACACATGATATTGTCACATTCTTTCTTTGTCCTATTGGCATGCGTTCCACGTCTGCATGACTGTTATTCCCCAAACACCCCAATAAAAATCACCAAATGAGCAATGTGGTCACACTATAAGTATGCCAAAGTTCAAATACTGTTGCTCAGCCCTCATCTTACAGtccaaaagcaaaataaacaccCTAAATGATGCCACTTAATGCTGACACGACATTAACCAACCACATACTTATGCACGCCCACTTCTAAttttacaaaacacatttattcatttaaccTCTACATTTTGATACAGCCTTTGGATCTCATTGGATTATGCAAATGCACCTAAACATGTGGCCACTGATTATTTGTCACTGCACAGAAATGTGTCCACACCAGTCCAAACAAAGTCTTCTTACTGCCACCTCATACAATCTAAAACTGTATTTTTCAGAATGGCCACGGTTTTCAGTAACACACCACTAGTTTGCTTTTGCTCCACCCCAATTGTGTTTTTGGCCAGCTGGAAAGAGATGACATAACATTTCCCCCCACCGCCCTGTGACTCCACGTCAGAGCGGAGCTGTGTTAGCGTACACAATGAGTAGAAAAGATGTgcaacattttccaaaataaaaggaaGAGGAGTGACtttggatataaaaaaaaaaaaatacatatagtCGCTGTCTAAATGCGGTTGCTGTGTTTCCAGATGTAAGCTCCGAAGACGAGGAAGGAGATGATGAAGACTGCAGCGGCGATGAGTTCACAGACAGCATAGAGGAGGACGACAAAGTCACATCTGCAAGTTTGTCTTCCAGTCAGGTTGGATTTTCTCTTCCATATCCATTAATAGCACCTTAACTTCCATGACTGGGATtttaataacaacaaaaatgtgtttgtttagaCCCAAACAGCCCATGGACATGAAGAGTCCGAATTTCCGAGGACTAGCCAACAGACGGTTGAACTGGAGCTAAAAGAAATACAGTCCGAGCTCGAGCGGGAGGGATTCACCTCGGTGACCCAGATGAGGTGCAGTGACGGCTCCCTccgttgtttttcctctcagtTTGATGCTAACGTCGCGCTATGTTGGCTAAAAGGAGCACACTGCAGAGGCTTCGGAAGGAGAACCAGTTCCTAAAAGAACATCACGGGAGCCTTCATCGGGGAGAGGAAGACGATGAtactgaggaggaggaagactacatggatgatgatgatgatgagggggTTACATCTTCAGAGCCTGTCAAggtaaaataatgtttattaaaaagacAGCATGGTGGAGTAGTGGTTAGCATTAatgttctgggtttgaatcctGGCTCAAGTGTGGAATCTCcaaaccaaaaatgttttgagaaaTGTTCCAATCAAATAAGAAAATGAGAATTTTTCTGTGACATTCCTGTCGCAGGGGTTCGAGCCAGCGGGTGGCGTTAGCGAGCCAGGTCTCAGTGAGCATTCGGCCCGCCTTTGTTCGGAGAACCGAGAGCTGCAGGAGAGGCTGATGGTGTCCGAAGCCACGGTTCACGCTCAGGCCGAGCAACTGAAGGACTACAGGGACCTGCTCAGTGAGTGTGGTCGGAGTTGAAATTATTTGTGCGGTAAATTGAAAGTTTGCTTGTTTCTGCAGCAGAGACGTCCGTGCAGCAGGCCAGTAAGCAGGTGCAAGTGGATCTGCAGGATTTGGGCTATGAGACTTGTGGACGTAGTGAAAATGAAGCTGAGAGGGAGGACGCCAGCAGCCCAGGTGAtgcctcaaacacacacacacactgcgtgaacacacaaaacaggaaTGATGTTAGATTGAAAATAATCCCACAGCCTTTAGAAACCTAAAATACCTTTTCTCGTCCTCAGAATTTGACGACCTCGAGATGTGCACGTCGTTGTCTCATCAACAAGAAGAGAGCTTGGGAGGTGACTGGTACAAAGCCAGTAGAAGCAGCCGTACCAATGAAATTGGGGATGAGTCAGCTCTGCATCATCTAGTCCAGGATCTGCGCTCCCAGCTGACCCGTTGCCACAAAGTAATCCGTGGCCTTCAGATGCGTGTTCGCTCCCTGTCCACCACAAGCGACTATGCCTCCAGCCTGGAGCGGACGCCACGCAAGGTATTGCCAAatcaactttgtttttttttactgcaaaaTGATCCCTCAACCCGCAACTTTCTGTTTTGAAGGTAAACTGGGCTTTTGAAATGTCACCTGCCCACGAGGGCgtggaggaggatgaaggCTGGATGTCCGACACCCAAGCGACTCCACCTGGATCCAAGCCCAGTCGCGAGCTGCAAGAGCTCATTGCACGTGTCGCAACCTTGGAGGCCCAATTGAAGAGCTCCAAGCTGGAAGGGAAGAGCCAAACAGAGGAGGAGAAATGTACCACGTGGCCTGGGTAAGTTTAAACGCATCTCTACCAAACTATTTCAATGGGTAGGTTCAGCTTCCTGCCACCTTGAACAGAATAGAAACTATTTGTATGCTCTCTGAAATGACCCAAGattccacaagatggcgccaaagcaccGTTCAACTATTTTAGTTTAGCCAACTTTTACCAAtggaaatataaaatgatcagcaaAACCTTACAGGCGTGTCTAACAATCTTGTGACCtcttctcctcatcctccttttGCAGGAAATACAACTCTCTCATCCAAGCCCAAGCTCGCGAGCTCTCCCACCTGAGGCAGAGGATCAGAGAGGGTGAAGGAATCTCCCATATCCTCACCCAGCATCTGGGTGACACCACCAAGGTTCTTCAAAGTAACACGGATCACTTGTCAAAATTTCcctttgcaacttttttttttcctcttttaccTCTCAGGCCTTTGAGGAGCTTCTGCGGGCCAACGACGTCGACTACTACACGGGGCAAAGCTTTCGAGGGCAGCTTTCACAAAGTACCGCCTTGGCTCAGAGACTGCTCACCAAGCTCACCGGACGTAAGGCGTGCCCTCAGCTCCTTTGTTGTCATtctataaatttttttttttttttggccaacGTCCATCCTGTGCCTTTCCTGATTTAGGAGCGGAAAGCCCCGTTGACAAAACAGGCCACGAGTTGCTCGCCCTGCAGTAAGTCATCTTAATTTGCTTGACTGAGTTAGATATTTATCTCACAAGTTTAAGGATAGTATAATTcctttaattctttttttttttttttttaactatttgaaaaatgaatggatgggtTGGATGagaagtgacagatggtggtcACTAATCCACTGCAGCAAGTAGCGTGGATCCTTTTCTGTTAAGATGATTTGGctataaagactgctgctgttAAGCGGCTCAGTGCCGCTGAAGAGAGGAAGCGCTCCCATatcttgtatatttttttgtgtttatttgtatcagtcGTCTGTAAACGTCTGGGATTAATTAGTAGAAGCAAACACTGTCGacgtatttttttccttttggatTTTACTGAGGCTCAAATGGCTCCGCTGTGGAAATCACAGATTTCGAAGAGCTGTCCGATATACAGGAACTCGCTTTGGTCTTTTTCTATGAACAATGGCCGAGGTCGATCCAAAGAGATATGGCTCATTAGGATGCTGCATCAACAACTTAAACAGTAAGGAAGGAATCTGTTGCTAGGTGACTTTGAAGCTGTGGAAGGAAAtgcaaaaatgcttttgagtCGAGATGAATGCCACGTCTTATTTTATTCCCAACACTTGCAGGCTGAGCAAGGAGCTTCAGCAAAAAGATCAAATCATCGAATCTTTGCACAACAAGCTGCAGCAGCGCCCCGAGACACCATCCAGCTGCCAAGCCCTCTCGGAGACCACCGACCCGTCAGACAGGACTTCCTTGGTGTCCGATGAAAGTCAAACCAATGAAGACCTGGATCTGTGTTCTGATTTGGACGCGAGAGATTACCAGGAACAGGAACAGCGGCTACAATCCGATCACGATGGTAACTGAACCTTTGTACGCTATTTTCCTTTGTCTCTCTGTTTTGTCTTTCATCTTCCATCATCTTTCAGCCCATCCTTCTATCCCTCCTCCTCGTGGACCCCTCAAATCTTCCTTCAGCTGTCCTGGAACGCTTTCTGGGGGTTTAACCAGTCCGTCCTTGAGAGGTAGCGGATTCATGGGCTGGAAAAATCCCCCACCCATCCCGTCCTAGTTTCATTTCTGTCTCTTTACTTTCTGTCATTCTCCCACCCAGCCCCTCTCGGCATTCCTTTCTCCtcgtccctccctccatctcgTGACCTCGATGTCCGGGGTACAGAGTTCACATATGAAGCCCACCCTCGGGCCCTGTCCGTGATGGCTGTTCACCCAGAACTGGACACACTGTACAAACAGATGAATGAGCAGATAAGGGGTGAGGGGATGCTGGCTGGGAGTTTGTGTCACCTTCTTTTTGCTTACACAGTCATAATTTTGTTGACAGGATTCCCGGAGACTTCCGGCAAGCCTCTGTTCGCTCTCTCGCCCGGTGCCCTCAACCAGTGCGACCTTTCAGGCTACAACCATCATGCCTTTCAACAGTACCAGCTGGGCGGCATTCCAGAGGGTCACTCGCATAAGTCGGACTCGGGAATGATGACAGGAGGAGGGACTTTTTGGGACAACATGACACAGTCTATGGGGAACTATTCTGGAATCCCTGGACCGATCTTAGAAAACAGCCAGACAGGtaaatttgtgtgtcttgaggTTCGTTCAAGAGGGACTAGCACACCTTTGCTGAGATGATGTGTTGTTTTCAGGCCCGAATGTAATTGGAGAACATCTACGGGAGGTGCGATGTCTCCGCCAGCGCCTGGAAGAGTCCATTAGGACCAACGAGAGGCTCCGACAGCAGCTGGAGGAAAAATTGGCAAACCCTGGGCGGGATGGAGGTGCTACAGCTCACTTCACCTCAAACCGGAAATGTTTGAAGTGTTCCTTAATCTGTTTCTGTTGTGTTGATCAGGAGCACCAACAAACATCTACATTCAGGGGCTGGACACAGTCACACATCTGTCCAACGAAATCCGAGTCCTGACAGACGAGAACTTGAATCTGCAGTCACGTCTACAAGCCAGTACAGGTAAAACCCATCTTGGAATGTTTTTCGTCAGGCCGAGAGTggatgattttttctttttttttttggggtcactcAGACTCGTGCGAGGAGCTGATCGCAGCACGTGCCCGCCTCAAGCAAGCCGAGCTGGAGGCGGAGCAGTGGAAGGAGGAGTTAAGACGACTTCAGACGCACAGTGAGGAGCAGGGACAGCAGATCCTCGCCTTGAGGCAGGAGAGGCAAGCCGGCCAGGAGAGGATCAACAGGTCTGTGCAGGCAAAAAGCTTtgggggaattttttttttaacggtaATTGATTATGTGCGTCCTCAGAGCGCAGCACGAGTCGTCACTCCTGCAGCAGCAGTTGAGCGAGAGCAGAGAGCTCATCCACTCCCTGCAGTCCGAACTGCATGTGTACGATCGCGTGTGCTCCAGTTCCAAATCCAACAAAGGTTTGTCTCATGACACTCTCACAACTGTCATTTttggacaaataaataaataaaatacttttaggCTTCTTGTGCGAGGCCACCGGCCTGCCCGTGGAGTTGGGCGAGCTACTGAGTGAGGTGAGGAGTCTGCGGGCCCAGCTGCAGAGCGGCGTTCAGGAGAGCAGCGCCCTCAAGCAGCTGGAGCTCCACAAGCAGCTGGAGCagaagctgggcggcggctcCCCTCGCACGCCGGCGCTGTCGGCCTTGAGCGCTAGCCCTCAGAGGGAGAACGTCTACAAGCGACAGCTGCTccacggtaaaaaaaaaaaaaaaggcggggATTCACTGTCCAACTTCGGTGTGATGTGTGTCCAAGCCCGGTATGTGTGCTCCGCAGACCCGGCCCCTTCTCCACCTGTCAGGGACATTGGTCTCTTTAACTGTGGGTCTCCCTGCCCCCCCTACTCGGACCTGGATGACAACCATAGCGCCGCCAACGGTGTGACTTTTAACTTCATCACATGACTGTGGCTTCACTTGTTTGGTTCTAATGTGCTTTGTGAGCACTTTGCTTGAATCGCTGCTAAGCTTCCCAAACtggaatgaaagaaatgttCTTGTATTTGCACCACAGACCCTCTTGACCCTCACACCGAGCTGGAAGGTGACGCCCCCGATGGCTCTTTCGCTAACCGCTACGGCCGCCACGCCGTGGGTCACGTGGATGACTTCAACGCTCTGCAGCAACAAGTCCTCGAAGGTCGCAGCATCGTGCAACGCATGGAGACGGCATTGAGCGATCTGTCGCCGTTGGGAGCCAACCAGAAACAGAGCAGTGAGCTGGTGAGTTGCTTTTCTGaccaaggcacatattttaGACCAACGATATCTTATTATGCAGTTTTTGGAGTATGGCAATGCCAAAAGTCTCTTGGCCAACACCAAGACCCTGAGGCAGATTTTGGAGGAGGCGGCTTCACtactgaaaatgttttggaggGCGGCGCTACCCAGCACTGACGCCTCCATCCCGAACCTGAAGAAGGTTTGCACCAACAGCGTAATggaaattcacattttttatgtattcacATGCGCTTTGAACACAGGAGCAGTCGATGCAAGAGGAGATTTTGTCCCTCAAGCTACGCGTGTCTGAGCAGGAGGAGCTTCTGAAGGGGATGATTCAAAGACTGAGGAGCACCAGTCGCACCAAGGAGAACATGGAGCATTTCATTGTGAACCAGCGTAAGTCACGCTTGAAGAAGAGATGACCAAATTTGGCAAGAGCGGAGGAGAGAGAGCACGGAAAATGATGCTATGCTACCACATGGGTTCCTTGGTGGAGGTAATAAACAAACTCCTCTTGTTTTTACAGTGTCAAGGACTCGTGATGTTTTGAAGAAAGCAAGGACAAACTTGGaggtaaaaaaagaaggaaatgtcatttttaatgatgtgACTCGTTCGTCCCCAGGCCAAATCAGACTTTGTACCAGGATTTTGTCCTGTTTTCTCTTTAGTCTTAAATGTGATTCCATCACTTGTCGTTTGTGTGTCCCTTCGTCTCTGTCACTGCACGTGAACACCTCCAGAAGAACGAGCTGAGACTTTCCTCTCTaagctcctcctcttcctctccctaTGCCGGTAATTGTCTTGCCCAAAAAGGTAGAGGCTGCCCCGGATGTTGATTTTGGTTTTTGGATGGGCAGCTTTTTCACCTTGTGCATTTGTGGTTTGCAATCACGCCAACATCAACGCTTTGACATTTTATAGACTCCACCCCCATTTAATCATTTGTgtaaaccatccatccatttttgtgTAGAACATGCCTTCATCAGGGTCAAGGGTGAACTGGATGTCATTTATTAGTGGACCTAACATGCACGTTACACATTGCACACTTTAAATTCAAagttaaatttatttattattattattttattttttttttaattttgtgctTTACTAAATAATTCACCTCAcgtttttttgtactttgtgtATAACTTTAAaaggccacaagatggcgccaaagccaTGCTCCAGTGAGACTAATGATGTTGAAATGATCCATCTTGACTGAGTTCAGTAGGTCAGGGAGGACCTGGGTTGTCTTTGGGGCATGTGCATGGGAGACATGCActtatgatcttttttttttttccaaatatcaTCAATTGCAATACAAAATGGCATGCTTGGATGAGTTTGCAGTGGAATAACCCCCATCACCATTTTTTCTAATTCACGTGACTTTTGGGACATATGTagtcacaatatttttttgttcccccccccccccggtgcTGTGTTCAATTTCATTGAAAACCTTTTCTCCTACTTGCAGCTAAGGAGCCAGGAGGCGGTACCCGAAAGCAACCTGCTGATGTCCCTCGCCTGAGGACCGCCTACGTCGAAGCCCCTGCGGCCAGGAAGCGCACCAGCCAATGCTTGCTGTAAACCACCAAACAACCAGCCTCAACGCTGTGACCTCGATATTTAAAATCAagagccccccctccccacttcTCTTAACCTCTGTCTCCAACCAGGCCTTAGCAAAGTCCTTTTAGCCTCGCCAGCCCCCAAACATGCAGTTAATGTTCTTTGAGTGTAACTGCCAGCAGTGTGTATGACAGAAGGTGTGTGAAATGTGTCCCTGGTGGATTCAGTGACAAGCCGGATGGAGCGGCTTGAAGACGCCCCCAAATGGAGGGTCTTCTTCCGAGAGCCTATGGAGGGAAAAAGGTGTTTTGTGCATGTAAGAATGAGGTCTGTGAGAGGAACACGCATATACACCGTCGTTTGGGGCACTTggatatgtttttgtttttataaagaaAAGCATTTATCTAAATGActtctgattggttgtttATCCTCTGgtggggtgttttttttgctactcTAAAGGCACAAGATGGGCTCAGACAGAGTTGACTAATGCAAAGTCCCCCTTTAAtttgatatttaaaataatgcttttcttaaaaagaaatttaagATATTTGCAAGTGACCCAATTTTTGAGCTGCGGTGTATATGTGCGGTGTGTGTGATCCAGGAAAGTTCactcaaagaaaacaatctgTGATTCCATCGATCACCAGATATTtcgatttgaaaatgaaaaatcttACTCACTGACATTCACAATGTATTAGTCGAGATAATGGAGGAATGTAGGCCGTTTGGATCAGCGACGTGCGGTTAGGGGATGCAGGTGAGGCAcgacaagtaaaaaaataataatgacaaactGAATATTAATATTCGTCCAGTGAGCTTTAGTTTTGACTAATTATGAACATTTCTAAAGTCAAATTTGCTGAAATTTCATATTTCCTGTTCCAATACAAAGGTGAAACgctttgttttgctgatgGGACATAAAACTGCAGTAAAAAGGAACAGGTTGCGGCAAATAGTACTCTGCCGCACCGAAGGGGGCGTACGTGAGCCAACGGGTGATTAATGCTGCCCCATTTGTTGCTTGTAGAGGTAGACGAGACAGCTGTCACAAACTAAGCACAGATCTGTTATTTTGCATTATGGTGCTAAAAGTAAAGTAGTCTGAAGTAAGCGAGGCGTTTTTGGGATTTGATGATAAAAGTAGCTCAAACATAGGACGGAGCTGCTGTGATTGGATCCGTGCTGgccaaaattaaagaaaaGGTGCCGAAACTAAAGGGAAATAAGATGTACTTTTACAAAAAAGTAACCGAGGTTTTGTGGCCCATGGACTTCGTCTACAAATAAAGGTAAGACCACAATTGCGTAGAATGCTATTGAGATAAGAAATAACCAAGAAATAATCAGTAGCCAATTGAATGCAAAACTCTTAAGGGTATATTTGTaaatctgacatttttaaagagTATGTGCCTCACCAACCACAtccctcaccgcacgtcactgggctggattattttgtgatttattttatccTTTCTGCATCCAATGAGTCCGTCAATGAGTCGTAGACACCAGCAATTGGTTCAATATTTTGTTACCAGCTTCCATTCTTAAGTGTGGAAGCGTCGTGATTTGGCATTtctaacatgcatgtttgcTGAATGTGAGGTTGAAGTGCCGCAAAATAAGAAGCTGACGTACGAGCATGTGCAATAATGCAGTGACTTGAAGCTGGAGTGTCGCATGATCacaattttgtttgttcttaCAATCAACTTATTTATATGGGACGGGAGATTGCCATTACTTGCCAAAGTTTGAACTTCAACTTGCCTTAACCATGTGAATGAGGAATTATTAGCCTATCGGGATATAGAAGGCTTCTATAGAAGCACGTCAAACTGGTTTGGTTTGTTCCCGATTGTGCAACATATTAACAGTTTTGGACCAAAACCAATGAAAGTGGATTTTCACCAAAAGGCCTCATGCCGTTTTGTGTTTCTATATTTTGACATTCTCATGGTCATGTTATAGATGACGCAAACTTTGGCAGTGCTACTGGTGGGATCATTctgtacattttctttttgtgtttgacgCTTGTACATGTGCCATTCATGCTGTAAATAACCTTTTTTATGTGCGCGGGTGCTTGAATAAACATGCATTTGCTTTGTGCAAAATTGAGCTTAGCCGTGCGGTAACTTGACATCTTTTAAATGGACGTTGTATTTCAACGTGTGTTCTCGCCTTGATGCTactgaacacatttttgtctgtCCACGCATAAATATTATGGCTTTGCTTGACTTTAAATTGAAAGCttcattggggggggggggggggagcctTATTGTTAAAGAACGGAATCAAAGCAGTCAGTCTTGAGTTTTGAATGTACAGTACTGCTTTAAATGTGGCTGGAAAGAAGCTTAGATTTGCAAAACGAACACAAGCGGAACCAGTCTCTGATGAcaatgtgtgttgtgttgtcaAAAAGTATTTAGCGCTTAAAGATTTTGGAACCGAaccaataaaatgtttaaaaaaaaaaaagaccactgTGTCTacaatgcatgtttttaaaacacaataatTGTCGAGCCCAGAGGTAATGAAAGGttgtccatttttattttttttaacaagtttGTGCAAACAATTTCCACACTTGAACCGCCAAGCATTTCGAAACATCCGTACAATGAGTGTAAAATTCAAGTTTTGCCGTCTGATTCGGATGCCGCTGTCAGTGATGACACACGTGATGTAACACTCCCAAAAATAGTAAACTCACACCAACTGCATAGCGAAAAAAGCCGATGAAGGTAACCTCAgcacacaaatgcatttaatcaatgaacacaaaaacattcgATGGtacaataaatatgaaatactGAACTGGTGTCAAACAACATCAGACTTCTTATTGCACTTTGTTTGAGCAATAGCAACTCTATTGAAGCTTTCCTTGAAATCTGACTTCAACACTGACATGCATATTCACAACATGCAGCAAACAAATTCaagataaacacacacagtgatTCAAACTACGCTGCTACATTCTGTGTTTGATAGCCCGAAATGTAGACATGAGGCAACGGCCGGTGTCTTTAAACCGTAAAGGTGTTTCAAGTACAAGATTTTGGCGCTAAAACAGCCACACGCCGCTATCCCCAAGTGCTAGCATCGCGGACGTGATGATTAGATGGGCTTGTAGAGCAGCGAGGTGAcgtatttctttttgtatcGGTGGGTGGCACTCAGCACCATAACGCCGTCCTGCAAATTTAAATTGAATGTTAGGGAGGGTTcatttacaacaacaacaacaaaacctgCTGGATTACGCAACAGGTTTCTAAGCAACgtcatttgcttttgttgaTTTTCTATTAAGTGCACTCGCACCTTTATAGAGAGCGCGTAGAGATGGTTCAGCATCACGTGATTGGGTTCGGGCAGCAGGGCGGGGTCACACTGCCAAGACGGAAGGGCGTGTTATCACAGAAAGGAAAAAGtaaatggacaaaaaagagGACTAGTTGGCACTTACTGAAATATTTGTGTCCTTGTTGAGTATGACTTGAAGAAGGTGAGGAGGGAGTATGGGGGGAGCTTTGAAATGCCCTTCGGGTCGGAACACGTATTGACTCTGTCCGTATGGACCTGGAGGGGAGCTGGAAAGATCTGGAAGCCGACGTGGGGTTAGTCAGCCACATTATTAAGCGCAGtaaggatatatatatattttttagtctTCATAATTAGTATCAAAGTCGTTGcaaggaaaatgttttgactcAATTTCTCtttggaaaaacacacacccgATGTGTCAGAGCACTCCAGAGAGTCCACCTGCAGGGCATCAAACACCTCAAAGTCAGACTTCTTCACTTGGATCAGATTGTTGATGGTGCCTAGCTGGCTTGTCACCACTGGCTGGaaaagaagaataaaaattgGGTGGAAAATCTCTCAGCAGGTCAGGAAGTCAAACGTACCTCCGAGGGATCGTGTAGCCATTGCCCGTCCACGAAAAACTTGTACTGGTGCTCTCCTTCGGGCAGGTCCAGGATTGCTACAAAGTCACTGTGgctttgtgaagaaaaaaaaaccagaatGACATTcaagtgaatgttttttaccacagaaaaacaatttgtaaCCACAACTTGATACCTTTTATTGAGCGGTATCTTGTTGCTCCAGTTATTAAAGGAGCCAGCGATGTACACCTCCTTCCCTCCTCCAGCCCATCGGATAACCGTGGGACGAGCCTGAGGAACCGTTTTCACCAGGTCGTCCAAATCTGGGGTGAATTCTTTCTCGCCCAACAGCTGTAATTGCGACAAATAACTACAATTAAAAGGAACGTCTATGTTTGTAATGTTCGGACCGCGTGTTCCTGCAGTACCTTAGAGTCCGGCCCGCGTGTGTTGAAGATGTTTGGGTCGTCCGTACTGTCCACCATCTTGCTGCTGGGTTCAAGATCCTTGTGACCCCCGCCGCTCTCCATACGATGAGCTTTGGCCCCATGGCGGTCCGCAGACACTCGGTCACTTGTGTTGCCCATCACGCCGCACCATTTACACCACTagaaaaaagcaaattaaCAGACTACTACCAAAACACTTATATTATTTGGAATATAGAATAATTATTTCCTTCAAATGTCTGTAGAGGTTCACTCTGGCCACAAGAGAGCATTAGTTATggttgatgacattttgttgcATCACCCTTTACCCCTGTGAGTGCTcctatttga
This region includes:
- the LOC119136904 gene encoding myomegalin isoform X3, whose translation is MLDNKMKDICRICGRDLYGNQRRWIFHPATKLNLQVLLSHALGQELARDGRGEFACSKCAFMLDRMYRFDTVIARVEALSIERLQRLLQEKHRLRQCIGGLYRKTNSLESTTTSADEGEAAGDGMVDISGLTHAKYCALLQEDLVYSLYESWADDSTDCHHHHHPQSSAGPGSDLAGPHRCMPTTPRRCRGCSHWRVADSDYEAVCKVPRKLARSTSCGPSTRYSASFIGGSGAELEEKGNGEEPDEPPSSLTLVPASQDVSRTSDSDQTLAGRVSSSPSIASLETTEDCIQHEVTRDELLNSPKEPMDDRLSDTHPDRAPHGQSSPGPSLSLALCLLQNYAVHRPVQSKGSKLPVLLRRSSNHGRLDLSDPILELTFGTPDGERYQHMATPELEAPSIQPNVGSDHVLNRSNIEDIPEDVYFECPPPKPHQNLVEEQQSQLNQYECAAGQCVSELQKAQMQVESLQARIHESDSNNMKLQEKLNEMECELRSLRQASQSQERTIQDLTESIGTKDTEAQELYQLIEGQNVTLYKLREMAHHNQLAQTKSLEGVSESAMLSQLQGELVAVQSSLFSLGLDLEASQRSLRQSQRQGEDLARFKDRLNADLQEALQHREETEKHNQDLCCMLQKTRAGLQVKEEALKEAEAERLAVIREKDRSIAQLRHSLQDKERHLQEYSEMLETPGSSKPRDALLEKLRERIKDRDKALERSIDDKFRCLDEREGQVRTLQLALREKDRDLDRLRCILSNNEETITSLDALVRGKELELEQAAEAYRNLQWLKQQSEEKERSALREKDTIIGQLQAALQARSKETQVDLTAALVGRVQAGAAKVVEELKARLQLKEKLFQELLSDRSRQSSEHQTRVSELLNTLGAKDQYLQDNSYRLSLVISERTGQLQEVRKQLSQRDQELCELRRDKERETGGDVQHLQGLLREKEAFIKMMHNQEEVMMQSSTESEAEVKALQEELQLLLKKEKEAQKELATLRSSFAAQQAKGAATACTEHVLEQLVSEYRQLNGALKAEKRLYQNLVHANSDSSNEVLALHTQLDSVQALRGQLEEVLGRIQNMALDLERATKRQPDLGDVSSEDEEGDDEDCSGDEFTDSIEEDDKVTSASLSSSQTQTAHGHEESEFPRTSQQTVELELKEIQSELEREGFTSVTQMRSTLQRLRKENQFLKEHHGSLHRGEEDDDTEEEEDYMDDDDDEGVTSSEPVKGFEPAGGVSEPGLSEHSARLCSENRELQERLMVSEATVHAQAEQLKDYRDLLTETSVQQASKQVQVDLQDLGYETCGRSENEAEREDASSPEFDDLEMCTSLSHQQEESLGGDWYKASRSSRTNEIGDESALHHLVQDLRSQLTRCHKVIRGLQMRVRSLSTTSDYASSLERTPRKVNWAFEMSPAHEGVEEDEGWMSDTQATPPGSKPSRELQELIARVATLEAQLKSSKLEGKSQTEEEKCTTWPGKYNSLIQAQARELSHLRQRIREGEGISHILTQHLGDTTKAFEELLRANDVDYYTGQSFRGQLSQSTALAQRLLTKLTGRAESPVDKTGHELLALQLSKELQQKDQIIESLHNKLQQRPETPSSCQALSETTDPSDRTSLVSDESQTNEDLDLCSDLDARDYQEQEQRLQSDHDAHPSIPPPRGPLKSSFSCPGTLSGGLTSPSLRAPLGIPFSSSLPPSRDLDVRGTEFTYEAHPRALSVMAVHPELDTLYKQMNEQIRGFPETSGKPLFALSPGALNQCDLSGYNHHAFQQYQLGGIPEGHSHKSDSGMMTGGGTFWDNMTQSMGNYSGIPGPILENSQTGPNVIGEHLREVRCLRQRLEESIRTNERLRQQLEEKLANPGRDGGAPTNIYIQGLDTVTHLSNEIRVLTDENLNLQSRLQASTDSCEELIAARARLKQAELEAEQWKEELRRLQTHSEEQGQQILALRQERQAGQERINRAQHESSLLQQQLSESRELIHSLQSELHVYDRVCSSSKSNKGFLCEATGLPVELGELLSEVRSLRAQLQSGVQESSALKQLELHKQLEQKLGGGSPRTPALSALSASPQRENVYKRQLLHDPAPSPPVRDIGLFNCGSPCPPYSDLDDNHSAANDPLDPHTELEGDAPDGSFANRYGRHAVGHVDDFNALQQQVLEGRSIVQRMETALSDLSPLGANQKQSSELFLEYGNAKSLLANTKTLRQILEEAASLLKMFWRAALPSTDASIPNLKKEQSMQEEILSLKLRVSEQEELLKGMIQRLRSTSRTKENMEHFIVNQLSRTRDVLKKARTNLEKNELRLSSLSSSSSSPYAGNCLAQKAKEPGGGTRKQPADVPRLRTAYVEAPAARKRTSQCLL